A section of the Sphaerodactylus townsendi isolate TG3544 linkage group LG11, MPM_Stown_v2.3, whole genome shotgun sequence genome encodes:
- the LOC125441046 gene encoding putative protein FAM10A4: MDLRRVKNLQALVSAYKEDPSLVGAKQLTLLRAHMENILNAYTDAFGKKVEEEDKCEVSSSNESDSDIDEDDEILEPDQDVLQEMGDDNLRLTSEMMDLADEKREEAFNALEKGNLQTAVELFTEAIKLNPQSSVMYVNRASVFVKLKRPTAAIRDCDKASEINSKSALPYKWRGKAHILLGQWRKAAEDFTTACRWDCDEETIALLQMVQLRLQKIAEYHKKYEQMQELKAIQEQLEKVRLALEKQESVQQEQNTWDEMARAGRKHLKFFFTLLDPRVMMAFLDVVWNPENIYKYRKKDLLIKLTHKH; this comes from the coding sequence ATGGATCTCAGGAGAGTGAAGAATCTTCAGGCACTGGTCAGTGCATACAAAGAAGACCCCAGCCTCGTGGGGGCCAAGCAACTGACGTTACTGCGAGCCCACATGGAGAACATATTAAATGCTTACACAGATGCCTTTGGCAAAAAAGTCGAGGAGGAAGATAAATGTGAGGTTAGCAGCAGCAATGAAAGCGATTCTGATATTGATGAGGATGATGAGATCCTTGAGCCAGACCAAGACGTCCTCCAAGAGATGGGGGATGATAATCTGAGGCTCACTAGTGAGATGATGGATCTGGCTGATGAAAAGAGAGAAGAAGCTTTCAATGCCCTTGAGAAAGGCAACCTCCAAACAGCTGTTGAGCTGTTCACTGAGGCCATCAAGTTGAACCCCCAGTCCAGTGTGATGTATGTGAACAGAGCAAGCGTCTTTGTGAAACTGAAGAGGCCAACTGCTGCTATCAGAGACTGTGACAAGGCCTCTGAGATCAACTCCAAATCTGCACTTCCATATAAATGGCGGGGGAAGGCCCACATCCTCTTGGGGCAATGGAGGAAAGCAGCTGAGGACTTCACAACAGCTTGTCGATGGGACTGTGATGAAGAAACTATCGCTTTGCTTCAAATGGTGCAGCTCAGACTCCAGAAGATTGCAGAGTATCATAAAAAATATGAGCAAATGCAAGAGCTAAAGGCAATCCAGGAGCAGCTGGAGAAAGTGAGACTGGCTCTGGAGAAGCAAGAATCAGTCCAGCAGGAGCAGAATACCTGGGATGAGATGGCAAGAGCAGGTCGGAAGCATCTCAAATTCTTCTTCACACTCTTGGATCCCAGGGTGATGATGGCTTTCCTGGATGTGGTTTGGAACCCTGAAAACATCTACAAATACCGCAAGAAAGATCTGCTAATCAAGCTCACTCACAAACATTAA